Proteins found in one Brevibacillus brevis genomic segment:
- the prfB gene encoding peptide chain release factor 2 (programmed frameshift), with the protein MALIDIADIKQEMSSMAKRLADIRGSLDLPVKQERIGELEERMLAPDFWDDNDAAQKTISELNAIKSLVETMAKLDSQYEDLQVMLELVIEEGDSSLIQDLYDSTQELRKSFESFELELLLSDEYDKNNAILELHPGAGGTESQDWASMLLRMYTRWGDAKGFKVETLDYLPGDEAGVKSVTLLIKGYNAYGYLKSEKGVHRLVRISPFDASGRRHTSFVSCNVLPEIEDDNAVDIRTEDLKIDTYRSSGAGGQHINTTDSAVRITHLPSGIVVTCQTERSQIKNRERAMKMLTARLFEKKREEQEKTLAAIQGEQKDIAWGSQIRSYVFHPYSLVKDHRTNMEVGNVQAVMDGEIDSFIDAYLRAQINR; encoded by the exons ATGGCATTAATCGATATTGCGGACATCAAACAAGAGATGTCTAGCATGGCTAAGCGTTTAGCGGATATCAGGGGGTCTCTT GACCTCCCAGTAAAACAGGAACGAATCGGTGAACTGGAAGAGCGTATGCTGGCACCCGATTTTTGGGATGACAACGATGCAGCGCAGAAGACAATCAGTGAACTGAATGCAATCAAAAGCCTCGTGGAGACGATGGCCAAGCTGGATTCCCAGTACGAGGATCTCCAGGTAATGTTGGAACTCGTCATCGAAGAAGGGGATTCCTCTCTCATTCAAGATCTGTATGACAGTACGCAGGAGCTGCGGAAATCATTTGAGAGCTTTGAGCTGGAATTGCTTTTGAGTGATGAATACGACAAAAACAACGCCATTCTGGAGCTGCATCCGGGAGCGGGTGGTACGGAGTCCCAAGATTGGGCGTCCATGCTTCTGCGTATGTATACACGTTGGGGGGATGCGAAGGGCTTCAAGGTCGAAACATTGGACTATTTGCCTGGCGATGAAGCCGGTGTAAAAAGTGTCACTCTCCTCATTAAGGGCTACAATGCGTATGGCTACCTCAAATCAGAAAAAGGGGTTCATCGTCTTGTGCGGATATCTCCGTTTGATGCCTCTGGACGTCGTCACACATCGTTTGTGTCTTGCAACGTCCTGCCGGAGATCGAAGACGATAATGCGGTAGACATACGTACTGAAGACCTGAAAATCGATACGTATCGTTCCAGTGGTGCGGGTGGTCAGCATATCAACACGACTGACTCCGCTGTACGTATTACTCACTTGCCTTCTGGAATTGTGGTGACGTGTCAAACAGAACGCTCCCAGATTAAAAACCGGGAGCGTGCGATGAAGATGCTGACGGCACGACTGTTTGAGAAAAAACGGGAAGAACAAGAGAAAACGTTGGCTGCTATTCAAGGGGAACAAAAGGATATTGCCTGGGGCAGCCAAATTCGTTCCTATGTCTTCCACCCATACAGTCTGGTAAAAGACCACCGGACGAATATGGAGGTAGGAAACGTTCAAGCAGTCATGGATGGTGAGATTGATTCGTTTATCGATGCTTATCTGCGCGCGCAGATTAATCGTTAA
- the secA gene encoding preprotein translocase subunit SecA produces MLGLVKKIFGDSNEREVKKMFKRVESINALEPTIKALSDDQLREKTAEFKARLANGEELDKILNEAFAVVREASIRVLGMRHFDVQMIGGMVLQEGRISEMKTGEGKTLVATLATYLNALMGKGVHVVTVNEYLAERDSTIMGKLYNFLGLTVGLNKNGLSPEEKREAYACDITYGTNNEFGFDYLRDNMVLYKEQMVQRPLFFAIIDEVDSILIDEARTPLIISGSANKSTELYYICSHFVKRLEEEKDFTIDEKLKIVSLTDDGVSKVEQAFNIDNLYDTAHTTLNHHITAALKAQVLFKRDVDYVVQEGEVVIVDEFTGRLMVGRRYSDGLHQAIEAKEGLRVQSESMTLATITLQNYFRMYEKLAGMTGTAKTEEEEFKKIYGLDVVVIPTNKPVQRIDSPDLVFKTEAAKYRAVVNDIVERHKKGQPILVGTISIENSERLSQMLKQKGVPHNVLNAKQHEREAEIVARAGVYGAVTIATNMAGRGTDIQLGEGVAELGGLHIIGTERHESRRIDNQLRGRAGRQGDPGSSQFFLSMQDELMRRFGADNIMNMMDRLGMEEDMPIESRLVTRAVESAQKRVEGSNFDARKGVLQYDDVMNQQRLVVYKQRKDILEQENLSEVALNMIYAVMERAVSLHCPKEEVPEDWDLQALADAANNGFLHEETITAKMLKGKEAEEILELLKAEVDKQYKQREEEIGESIREFEKVVILRAVDSKWMDHIDAMDQLRQGIHLRAYAQNDPLREYQFEGYEMYQGMLAAVQEEVAMYIMKAEVSQNLERQDVIRGQGIDPSNLQTSGPSDRPDPETSGDADPKNRAQRRAQEQERKRQNKKH; encoded by the coding sequence ATGCTAGGACTCGTTAAAAAGATATTCGGCGACAGCAATGAACGTGAAGTAAAGAAAATGTTTAAGCGTGTAGAAAGCATCAACGCGCTGGAACCAACGATTAAAGCACTCTCGGATGACCAATTGCGGGAGAAGACAGCTGAGTTTAAGGCGCGTTTGGCAAATGGAGAAGAACTGGACAAAATTTTGAATGAAGCGTTTGCTGTTGTACGTGAAGCATCGATCCGTGTACTGGGCATGCGTCACTTCGACGTCCAAATGATTGGTGGTATGGTGCTTCAGGAAGGCCGTATCTCCGAGATGAAGACGGGTGAAGGTAAAACGCTGGTTGCGACACTGGCGACATACCTGAATGCCCTGATGGGAAAAGGCGTCCACGTCGTTACTGTGAACGAATACTTGGCTGAGCGTGACTCGACTATCATGGGTAAGCTGTATAACTTCCTCGGACTGACAGTCGGCTTGAACAAGAATGGACTGAGCCCTGAAGAAAAACGCGAAGCATACGCGTGTGATATTACGTATGGTACGAACAATGAGTTCGGCTTCGATTACTTGCGTGACAATATGGTTCTGTACAAGGAACAAATGGTGCAACGTCCACTCTTCTTCGCTATCATCGACGAGGTGGACAGCATTTTGATCGACGAAGCACGTACGCCGTTGATCATCTCCGGTTCTGCTAACAAATCGACAGAGCTGTACTACATCTGCTCGCATTTTGTGAAGCGTCTGGAAGAAGAAAAAGATTTCACTATCGATGAGAAGTTGAAAATCGTCAGCCTTACAGATGATGGTGTGAGCAAGGTCGAACAGGCATTCAACATCGACAACCTGTACGATACGGCACATACCACGTTGAACCACCACATTACGGCGGCGTTGAAGGCTCAAGTGTTGTTCAAGCGCGATGTTGATTATGTGGTGCAGGAAGGCGAAGTTGTGATCGTCGACGAGTTCACCGGCCGTCTGATGGTTGGACGTCGTTACAGCGATGGCTTGCATCAAGCGATCGAAGCCAAAGAAGGTCTGCGTGTCCAAAGCGAGAGCATGACACTGGCGACCATTACTTTGCAAAACTACTTCCGTATGTACGAGAAGCTGGCGGGTATGACTGGTACAGCGAAGACGGAAGAAGAAGAGTTCAAAAAGATTTACGGTCTCGATGTTGTGGTTATTCCAACGAATAAGCCAGTACAGCGTATCGATTCACCTGACCTGGTTTTCAAAACAGAGGCAGCCAAATATCGTGCGGTTGTAAACGACATTGTCGAGCGCCATAAAAAGGGCCAACCGATCCTGGTAGGTACCATCTCCATCGAAAACTCGGAGCGCTTGTCCCAAATGCTGAAGCAAAAAGGCGTACCGCATAACGTATTGAACGCGAAGCAGCATGAGCGCGAGGCAGAAATCGTTGCACGTGCAGGTGTGTACGGAGCGGTTACCATTGCCACAAACATGGCAGGTCGCGGTACGGACATTCAGCTTGGCGAAGGTGTTGCGGAGCTGGGCGGTCTTCATATTATCGGTACAGAACGCCACGAGAGCCGTCGGATTGACAATCAGCTACGCGGTCGTGCAGGTCGTCAGGGGGACCCGGGTTCATCCCAGTTCTTCCTCTCGATGCAAGATGAGCTAATGCGTCGTTTCGGTGCGGACAATATCATGAATATGATGGATCGTTTGGGTATGGAAGAGGATATGCCGATCGAGAGCCGCCTGGTGACTCGTGCAGTAGAATCCGCGCAGAAGCGTGTAGAGGGATCGAACTTCGATGCACGTAAAGGTGTTCTCCAGTACGATGACGTCATGAATCAGCAGCGTCTGGTTGTCTACAAACAGCGTAAAGACATTCTGGAACAGGAAAACCTCAGCGAAGTTGCTTTGAATATGATTTATGCAGTGATGGAGCGTGCAGTGTCTCTGCATTGTCCAAAAGAAGAGGTACCTGAGGATTGGGATCTGCAAGCATTGGCCGATGCTGCCAATAATGGATTCCTCCATGAAGAAACGATTACGGCAAAAATGCTGAAAGGCAAGGAAGCAGAAGAAATTCTCGAGCTGTTGAAAGCAGAAGTCGATAAGCAATACAAACAGCGTGAAGAAGAAATCGGTGAATCGATTCGCGAGTTTGAAAAAGTCGTCATTCTGCGTGCTGTCGACAGCAAGTGGATGGATCACATCGATGCGATGGATCAGTTGCGTCAAGGTATTCACCTGCGCGCCTACGCACAAAACGACCCGCTTCGTGAGTACCAGTTCGAAGGATACGAAATGTATCAAGGTATGCTGGCTGCTGTTCAGGAAGAAGTCGCTATGTATATCATGAAGGCTGAAGTCAGCCAAAACCTGGAGCGCCAAGATGTCATTCGCGGTCAAGGAATTGATCCGAGTAACTTGCAAACCTCCGGACCATCTGATCGTCCAGATCCGGAGACCTCCGGTGATGCTGATCCGAAAAACCGTGCACAGCGTCGCGCTCAGGAGCAAGAACGCAAACGCCAAAACAAGAAACACTAA